Proteins co-encoded in one Agrobacterium cucumeris genomic window:
- the repA gene encoding plasmid partitioning protein RepA yields MAKTAAKTAPVFEGLTALMERHADALSSQLQAHHLKVFPPTSEKGIRTFAPSEASKLLGVGESYLRQTASEMPELNLTMSPGGRRTFSIEDIHAIRKHMDQVGRGNRRYLPHRRDGEQLQVISVMNFKGGSGKTTTAAHLAQYLAMRGYRILAIDLDPQASLSALFGSQPETDVGPNETLYGAIRYDEEQVPVEQVVRGTYIPDLHLIPGNLELMEFEHDTPRALMKRKEGDTLFYGRISQVIEDIADNYDVVVIDCPPQLGYLTLSALTAATSILVTVHPQMLDVMSMNQFLAMTSNLLREIENAGAEFKFNWMRYLITRFEPSDGPQNQMVGYLRSIFGENVLNFPMLKTTAVSDAGLTNQTLFEVERSQFTRSTYDRALEAMNAVNDEIEGLIKKAWGRPT; encoded by the coding sequence ATGGCGAAGACCGCCGCGAAAACAGCGCCCGTATTTGAAGGGTTGACCGCATTGATGGAGCGTCATGCAGACGCCCTCTCCAGCCAACTTCAAGCACATCATCTCAAGGTCTTCCCTCCGACCTCCGAGAAGGGAATTCGAACATTTGCGCCATCCGAGGCGTCCAAGCTGCTTGGCGTCGGTGAGTCTTATTTAAGGCAGACTGCTTCGGAAATGCCAGAGCTGAACTTGACCATGAGCCCAGGTGGTCGGCGGACTTTCTCGATCGAAGACATCCATGCAATCCGCAAGCACATGGACCAGGTCGGCCGCGGGAACAGACGCTACCTGCCGCATCGCCGAGACGGTGAGCAGCTTCAGGTTATTTCAGTGATGAATTTTAAAGGCGGGTCGGGTAAGACGACCACCGCCGCGCATCTCGCACAGTATCTGGCCATGCGCGGGTACCGGATTCTGGCAATCGATCTCGATCCTCAGGCAAGCCTTTCCGCCCTCTTCGGTAGTCAGCCAGAAACAGACGTGGGTCCGAACGAAACTCTCTACGGCGCCATCAGGTACGATGAGGAGCAGGTACCGGTCGAGCAAGTGGTCCGAGGGACCTATATTCCCGATCTCCACCTCATCCCCGGTAATCTCGAACTGATGGAATTCGAGCACGACACGCCGCGTGCGCTGATGAAGCGAAAGGAAGGCGATACGCTCTTCTACGGTCGGATCAGTCAAGTCATCGAAGACATCGCGGATAACTATGACGTTGTCGTTATCGATTGTCCTCCCCAGCTAGGCTACCTCACGCTGTCGGCATTGACGGCGGCAACCTCCATCTTGGTCACTGTGCATCCGCAGATGCTGGACGTGATGTCCATGAACCAGTTCCTGGCCATGACATCGAACCTGCTACGCGAAATTGAGAACGCCGGGGCCGAGTTCAAGTTCAATTGGATGCGCTACCTGATAACGCGTTTCGAACCAAGCGATGGACCGCAAAACCAGATGGTAGGTTATCTTCGGTCGATCTTTGGTGAAAATGTTCTCAATTTCCCGATGCTTAAGACGACAGCGGTTTCGGACGCCGGCCTGACCAACCAAACCCTTTTCGAAGTCGAGCGCAGCCAGTTCACGCGCTCGACCTATGATCGAGCCTTGGAAGCCATGAACGCGGTCAACGACGAAATCGAAGGCCTGATTAAAAAAGCATGGGGTAGACCGACATGA
- the repB gene encoding plasmid partitioning protein RepB: MSRKHILGVSTDAPETPAAESRTAKSRSMPLLGVVRKERDPSTKLTANIGNALREQNDRLGRAEEIERRLAEGHAVVELDASSIEPSFVRDRMQGDIDGLLDSIREQGQQVPILVRPHPDQPGRYQVAFGHRRLRAVLDLGLPVKAIVRDLTDEQLVVAQGQENNEREDLTFIEKARFAHRLNKQFSREIVIAAMSIDKSNLSKMLLLVDALPSELIDAIGAAPGVGRPSWQQLAELVEKAASPSDAIKFAASAEVQTLPSADRFKALIGHLKPRRIARGLPDVMSTPDGDRLAQVTQSKSKLEITIDRKATPDFAAFVLEHLPALYQAHRAKHPQKQGD, from the coding sequence ATGAGCCGCAAGCACATCCTCGGGGTCTCGACAGACGCACCCGAAACGCCCGCAGCAGAGAGCCGGACGGCAAAGAGCCGCTCCATGCCGCTTCTCGGGGTGGTGAGAAAGGAGCGCGACCCGTCAACGAAGCTGACCGCAAACATTGGCAACGCGCTACGCGAGCAGAACGATCGACTTGGCCGCGCGGAGGAGATTGAGCGGCGGCTTGCTGAGGGCCACGCCGTGGTGGAACTGGACGCTTCGTCCATCGAGCCCTCCTTTGTGCGGGATCGCATGCAGGGGGACATCGACGGACTCCTTGATTCAATCCGCGAGCAAGGGCAGCAGGTCCCGATCCTGGTGAGACCTCATCCCGACCAGCCAGGCCGATATCAGGTGGCCTTTGGCCACCGCCGACTGCGCGCGGTTCTAGATCTTGGCCTTCCTGTAAAGGCAATCGTTCGTGACCTGACGGACGAGCAACTCGTCGTCGCGCAGGGCCAGGAGAACAATGAGCGTGAGGATCTCACCTTCATCGAAAAGGCGCGCTTCGCGCATCGACTGAATAAGCAGTTCTCGCGAGAGATCGTCATTGCCGCAATGTCGATCGATAAAAGCAATCTGTCGAAGATGCTCCTTCTTGTCGACGCCCTCCCCTCCGAACTGATCGATGCCATTGGGGCCGCTCCAGGAGTTGGACGACCCAGCTGGCAACAACTGGCAGAACTGGTCGAGAAGGCAGCTTCGCCGTCGGACGCGATCAAATTTGCGGCCTCAGCAGAGGTGCAGACGCTGCCATCGGCAGACCGCTTCAAGGCGCTGATAGGCCATCTCAAGCCGCGTCGCATCGCGCGCGGGCTTCCGGACGTCATGTCGACCCCCGATGGCGACAGACTTGCGCAGGTGACACAGAGCAAGAGCAAGCTGGAGATTACGATCGACAGGAAAGCCACGCCAGACTTTGCCGCCTTCGTACTCGAACATTTGCCGGCGCTTTATCAGGCACACCGTGCAAAGCATCCACAGAAACAGGGAGACTAA
- the repC gene encoding plasmid replication protein RepC has product MQTGSVTTPFGRRPMTLALVRRQSASADIKQGKAADKWKVFRDASAAMELLGIQSNSLAVLDALLSFYPENELRQDAQLIVFPSNAQLALRAHAMAGATLRRHIAILVEAGLIVRKDSANGKRYARKDGEGRIESAFGFDLSPLLARSEELAMKAQQVMANRAAFRKAKESLTICRRDVRKLITAAMEEGAEGDWKAIEDIYVALVGRIPRAPTLTDVTTILEEMEMLREEIVNRLEFHENSENNSTNDAHNEQHIQNSNPESIRELEPSSRKEQGAKPSEIRRPKSEPLKAFPLGVVLKACPTISDYGPGGAIGNWRDLMSAAVVVRSMLKVSPSAYQEACDAMGPENAAAAVACILERANFINSAGGYLRDLTRRTERGEFSLGPMIMALLRANGQGSLQAG; this is encoded by the coding sequence ATGCAGACAGGAAGTGTGACGACGCCATTCGGGCGGCGGCCGATGACGCTTGCGCTCGTGCGGCGCCAGTCGGCTTCGGCCGATATCAAACAAGGCAAGGCAGCGGATAAGTGGAAAGTCTTCAGAGACGCCTCCGCCGCCATGGAACTACTCGGGATTCAGTCCAATAGCCTCGCGGTTCTTGACGCGCTTTTGAGCTTTTATCCTGAGAATGAGTTGCGCCAAGACGCCCAACTGATTGTCTTCCCCTCGAATGCTCAGCTTGCTTTACGAGCGCATGCGATGGCGGGCGCGACTTTGCGCAGACATATCGCCATCCTGGTGGAAGCAGGCCTAATCGTCCGCAAGGATAGCGCCAATGGAAAGCGCTACGCCCGTAAGGACGGCGAGGGACGCATCGAGAGCGCCTTCGGTTTCGATCTGTCGCCGCTCTTGGCACGGTCCGAAGAGTTGGCGATGAAGGCGCAGCAGGTGATGGCCAACAGAGCGGCGTTCAGGAAGGCCAAGGAGAGCCTGACGATCTGCCGACGCGATGTCCGCAAGCTAATTACGGCCGCGATGGAGGAAGGCGCCGAAGGCGACTGGAAAGCGATCGAGGACATCTATGTAGCGCTTGTGGGCAGAATCCCGCGCGCTCCGACGCTCACCGATGTAACGACGATCCTTGAAGAAATGGAGATGCTGCGCGAGGAGATAGTCAATCGGCTGGAATTTCACGAAAATTCCGAAAATAATAGCACCAATGATGCTCACAATGAGCAGCACATACAGAATTCAAATCCCGAATCCATCCGTGAACTTGAACCTAGCTCTCGAAAAGAGCAGGGAGCGAAGCCGAGCGAAATCCGCCGGCCGAAGAGCGAGCCGCTTAAGGCGTTCCCGTTGGGTGTGGTGTTGAAGGCATGCCCGACGATATCGGACTACGGGCCGGGTGGCGCAATCGGAAACTGGCGAGACTTGATGTCAGCGGCGGTAGTCGTTCGATCGATGCTGAAGGTGAGCCCCTCGGCCTATCAGGAAGCCTGCGATGCCATGGGGCCGGAAAATGCGGCCGCGGCTGTCGCTTGCATCCTGGAGCGCGCAAACTTCATCAACTCGGCTGGCGGCTATCTGCGGGATCTGACAAGGCGCACGGAACGAGGAGAGTTTTCGCTTGGTCCTATGATAATGGCGTTGTTGAGGGCCAACGGGCAGGGGAGTTTGCAAGCTGGGTAG
- a CDS encoding HNH endonuclease, which produces MHSGAGTTRAMVDRYLPALDDFQLSVEEAAAVGKALEIEKPWDWKSEDQNELQALKSAKDKILAYHLARHGGNCCYCRLNLNGAGPYMTDREHILPKGKPVYKPFSYAIWNLAAACKRCNMQFKRSGDGFVVDADDSTKFQDSNNYRFVHPNFDAYSEHLIRLEAQVDTKNIVVFVKTAGSEKAIYTHDFFALHELQVDSFDKAQGLEGESPETDLAAKVRRLAKQFDQ; this is translated from the coding sequence ATGCACAGCGGCGCGGGGACAACAAGAGCGATGGTTGACCGCTATTTGCCGGCGCTTGACGATTTTCAGCTGAGTGTGGAGGAAGCTGCGGCGGTCGGGAAGGCCTTGGAAATAGAGAAGCCCTGGGACTGGAAGTCCGAGGACCAGAACGAACTGCAGGCGCTCAAAAGCGCGAAGGACAAGATCCTCGCCTATCACCTCGCGCGCCATGGCGGAAATTGCTGTTATTGCCGCCTGAACCTAAATGGTGCGGGCCCGTACATGACCGATCGCGAGCACATCCTTCCCAAGGGAAAGCCGGTCTACAAACCATTCAGCTATGCGATCTGGAATCTCGCGGCCGCGTGCAAGCGGTGCAACATGCAGTTCAAGCGTAGCGGAGACGGCTTTGTCGTAGACGCGGACGATTCAACCAAGTTTCAAGACAGCAATAACTATCGCTTTGTGCACCCAAATTTCGACGCCTACAGCGAGCACCTGATACGGCTCGAAGCGCAGGTTGACACCAAGAACATCGTTGTGTTCGTGAAGACGGCCGGGAGTGAGAAGGCAATCTACACCCATGACTTCTTCGCCTTGCATGAACTGCAGGTCGATAGTTTCGACAAAGCGCAGGGTCTTGAAGGGGAAAGCCCCGAGACGGACCTTGCTGCCAAGGTTCGTAGGCTTGCCAAGCAATTCGATCAGTAG
- a CDS encoding AAA family ATPase — protein sequence MASSNLQRLGLANQRPVAEKVAILVGPNGSGKSRFLRELAIQIRGDRDLAIISNTAHDRFSGLRGLKRITAGRGSRSPKSIVKRAIGRTIDQPDSRFYQIGAILEYCGYRPRFGFLVDSDPYTAYLDPADFLFDPNDYDAVVAFLRRHNPAEILWIHQGESALSFSLGREFGAILRSEDSLRRLGRIRGIQVFLERHDGEVIELLNASSGELALISSLVFLISSIGQEPVILIDEPENSLHPRWQREYLEKIVAAVFYRNATIVVATHAPLIVVGALGALPDIVSVFQVQDGEPSVLDLQEAKDSAANVEGVLWRAFDVITPASHFVSEEMVGVVARVERGEITRDSAIALVNDMAIKSFDEKQRKFFKAVEDLME from the coding sequence ATGGCCTCCTCAAACTTGCAACGGCTTGGACTGGCGAACCAAAGGCCCGTCGCTGAGAAGGTTGCCATCCTCGTCGGACCCAACGGCTCCGGCAAAAGCCGCTTTCTTCGCGAACTCGCGATCCAGATCCGTGGTGATCGGGATCTGGCAATCATTTCCAACACCGCCCATGATCGCTTTTCCGGCTTGCGTGGATTGAAGCGCATCACGGCCGGCAGAGGCAGCAGGTCTCCAAAGAGCATCGTCAAGCGCGCGATCGGAAGGACCATCGACCAACCGGACTCACGATTTTACCAGATCGGCGCGATCCTCGAATACTGCGGTTATCGGCCACGGTTCGGGTTCCTCGTCGATTCGGACCCGTACACGGCATATCTAGACCCAGCAGATTTCCTGTTCGATCCAAACGACTACGACGCAGTCGTCGCATTCTTGCGTCGGCATAACCCTGCCGAAATTCTCTGGATTCACCAAGGGGAATCGGCGTTGTCGTTTTCATTGGGTCGAGAATTCGGAGCTATCCTCCGAAGCGAGGATAGCCTTCGACGGCTTGGACGCATTCGCGGAATCCAGGTCTTTCTCGAAAGGCACGATGGCGAAGTCATTGAGCTACTGAATGCCAGTTCGGGTGAACTCGCACTGATTTCCTCCCTCGTGTTCTTGATCAGCTCCATCGGCCAGGAACCGGTTATCCTGATTGACGAGCCAGAGAACAGCCTACATCCCCGCTGGCAGCGGGAGTATCTCGAGAAGATCGTCGCGGCAGTCTTTTACCGCAACGCCACGATCGTCGTCGCGACCCACGCGCCTTTGATCGTCGTTGGTGCTCTTGGAGCCTTGCCCGATATTGTCTCTGTGTTTCAAGTTCAAGATGGCGAACCGTCCGTACTCGATCTGCAGGAGGCCAAGGACTCAGCAGCGAACGTGGAAGGCGTCCTTTGGCGCGCTTTTGATGTGATCACGCCAGCAAGCCATTTCGTGAGCGAGGAGATGGTAGGTGTCGTTGCGCGGGTAGAACGCGGTGAAATTACCCGCGACAGCGCGATTGCGCTCGTCAACGATATGGCGATCAAGAGCTTCGACGAAAAACAGCGGAAGTTTTTCAAAGCGGTTGAAGACTTGATGGAGTAG
- a CDS encoding site-specific integrase codes for MVARPGQPAVPPAVERRAEQLDTIAAVLPIDRRDKLAELLTDQDVETLRHLVNEGMGENTLRALTSDLAYLEAWSLAATGSPLPWPAPEALLLKFVVHHLWNPRQRETDPEHGMPADVEHALRDGGFLRSTGPHAPDTVRRRLANWSTLTRWRGAQGAFASPALKSAVRLAVRAVPRQRLRKSAKAVTGDVLAKLLATCGEHSLRDLRDRAILMVAFASGGRRRSEVAGLRREQLTIEAPVEAEDGSLLPSLSIHLGRTKTSGADQDEVVYLTGRPVVALNAWLAAGKIESGSVFRAIDRWGNVSRRALDPKAVNDIVKQRVRMAGLEPAEFSAHGLRSGYLTEAANRGIPLPEAMEQSRHRSVQQASSYYNSAVRRSGKAARML; via the coding sequence ATGGTCGCGCGGCCGGGTCAGCCGGCGGTGCCGCCGGCGGTCGAGCGCCGCGCAGAACAGCTCGATACGATCGCCGCGGTGCTGCCGATCGACCGGCGCGACAAGCTCGCCGAGTTATTGACCGACCAGGATGTCGAGACACTGCGGCATCTCGTCAACGAAGGCATGGGCGAAAACACGCTGCGCGCGCTGACCTCCGATCTTGCCTATCTGGAAGCCTGGTCGTTAGCCGCAACCGGATCTCCCCTGCCCTGGCCGGCGCCGGAGGCGCTGCTGCTGAAATTCGTGGTGCATCATCTTTGGAATCCGCGCCAGCGCGAGACCGATCCCGAGCACGGCATGCCGGCCGACGTCGAGCACGCGTTGCGGGATGGCGGCTTCCTCAGGTCCACCGGCCCGCATGCGCCGGACACGGTGCGGCGGCGGCTCGCGAACTGGTCGACGCTAACGAGATGGCGCGGCGCTCAAGGTGCTTTCGCCTCCCCTGCCCTGAAGTCGGCCGTTCGCCTCGCCGTCCGTGCCGTGCCGCGACAACGCCTTCGTAAGAGCGCCAAGGCGGTGACCGGCGACGTGCTGGCGAAGCTGCTGGCAACCTGCGGCGAACACAGTCTCCGCGATCTGCGCGATCGGGCGATCCTCATGGTCGCCTTCGCATCCGGCGGTCGTCGCCGCAGCGAAGTCGCCGGCCTCCGAAGAGAACAATTGACGATCGAAGCCCCGGTTGAGGCTGAGGATGGAAGCCTCCTCCCCTCTTTGTCGATTCACCTCGGTCGGACCAAGACCTCCGGCGCCGATCAGGACGAAGTCGTCTATTTGACCGGCCGACCGGTAGTCGCCCTGAACGCCTGGCTGGCGGCCGGCAAAATCGAAAGTGGCAGCGTGTTTCGGGCGATCGACCGCTGGGGCAATGTCAGCCGCCGGGCGCTCGATCCGAAGGCCGTCAACGACATCGTCAAGCAGCGGGTAAGGATGGCCGGGCTGGAGCCGGCGGAGTTTTCGGCGCACGGGCTGCGATCCGGGTACCTCACGGAGGCTGCGAACCGAGGCATTCCCCTACCCGAAGCGATGGAGCAGTCGCGGCATCGATCGGTCCAGCAGGCGTCGAGCTACTATAACAGTGCGGTACGGCGAAGTGGCAAGGCCGCCCGGATGCTCTGA
- a CDS encoding DUF7673 family protein, which translates to MDDRVRFALEKLLNVAHEDTGQGRRVANFLLAWWNADVHGGFDLTDLANVDPHIGADMATIFTFLAREEDIVYPYDYRSEIEQIIARWRPQKEQA; encoded by the coding sequence ATGGATGACCGGGTGAGATTTGCGCTCGAAAAGCTCCTGAACGTCGCCCACGAGGACACCGGCCAAGGCCGGCGCGTCGCCAACTTCCTGCTTGCCTGGTGGAACGCCGACGTGCATGGCGGTTTCGATCTCACCGATCTTGCCAATGTCGATCCGCACATTGGTGCGGACATGGCGACGATCTTCACCTTTCTCGCCCGCGAGGAGGACATCGTCTACCCGTATGACTACCGGAGCGAGATCGAGCAGATCATCGCGCGGTGGCGGCCACAGAAGGAGCAGGCCTAA
- a CDS encoding type II toxin-antitoxin system Phd/YefM family antitoxin: protein MKLLVEIDEASARLEELIDLAAGQDEILICRHRRPIAALTSIAAGEGTMDEVLRLAAEGRATVPADATSNHDDLHDDHGLPR from the coding sequence ATGAAACTCCTGGTTGAGATTGACGAGGCCTCGGCACGGCTCGAGGAATTGATTGACCTGGCGGCAGGTCAGGATGAGATCCTGATCTGCCGCCACAGGCGGCCGATTGCTGCGCTGACATCGATTGCCGCCGGGGAAGGGACGATGGACGAGGTCCTGAGGCTGGCTGCCGAGGGACGCGCCACCGTGCCCGCTGATGCGACCTCCAACCACGATGATCTCCATGACGACCACGGCCTGCCCCGATGA
- a CDS encoding type II toxin-antitoxin system VapC family toxin — protein MKVLLDSHAVYWWTIGSDRLSATARSLIEDKANTILVSAVSFYELDNKMRLKKLDLKPQELRAAVTASGLQTLAISDLHAELAAAFDWEHRDPWDRILAAQARLEHCAFVSTDLVFDAVLHERVW, from the coding sequence ATGAAAGTGCTGCTCGACAGCCATGCCGTCTACTGGTGGACGATCGGCAGCGATCGGCTCTCGGCGACCGCCCGTTCGCTGATCGAGGACAAGGCCAACACGATCCTCGTCAGCGCCGTCTCCTTCTACGAACTCGACAACAAGATGCGGCTGAAGAAGCTCGACCTGAAACCGCAGGAACTGCGCGCCGCGGTGACCGCCAGCGGCCTGCAGACTCTTGCCATCAGCGATCTGCATGCCGAACTCGCCGCTGCCTTCGATTGGGAGCATCGCGACCCCTGGGACCGGATTCTGGCGGCCCAGGCGCGGCTCGAGCATTGCGCTTTCGTCTCCACCGATCTGGTATTCGATGCAGTGCTGCACGAACGTGTCTGGTAG
- a CDS encoding type II toxin-antitoxin system Phd/YefM family antitoxin translates to MPQSTYKISEARKNFAEVLERANQGEEIIIMRGNEIYARIGPADGGKRPFGLLRHRQLPDDLFDDVDAEQAAIDAGDFTEETGIWQGESSDPKNRS, encoded by the coding sequence ATGCCGCAGTCGACCTACAAGATCAGCGAGGCGCGCAAGAATTTCGCCGAGGTGCTCGAACGCGCCAATCAGGGCGAGGAAATCATCATCATGCGCGGCAACGAAATCTATGCCCGGATCGGCCCCGCCGATGGCGGCAAGCGACCGTTTGGCCTGTTGCGTCATCGCCAACTTCCCGACGACCTGTTCGACGACGTCGATGCCGAACAGGCGGCGATCGACGCCGGCGACTTCACCGAAGAAACCGGCATCTGGCAGGGCGAGTCCAGCGATCCTAAGAACCGCTCATGA